CCGGAAAGGCGCTCAGCTGACCCGCCAGGCTGTGGAGAAAGCGGCGGAACCCGCCTTGGTCGGTCGCATAGGGGGTCAGCGCCTTGAAGCTGTCGACCACCATGATGGCCGGCCGGCGTTCCTTGAGCAGCGTGTCGACGCGCTCCATCACGGCGGCCAGCCCCTCGGTGCCGAGCAGGCCGCCCACATCCTCATAGAACACGGCCCGACCGACCGCCGAGGCGTCGAAGAAGGCCATGGTCTGGCCGTAGCGCAAGACCTTCTCCAGCGGCTCCGACACGGTCGTCAGGTAGGCAGCCGGCCGGTCAGGGGTGGCGTTGTGGAACACATACTGCTGGGCCAGGACGGTCTTGCCACTCCCGGGCGGTCCCACCACCAGGTTGATGCCATGGGCGGGGAAGCCACCGCCCAGGATCGCGTCCAGCCGCGGGTTGCCGCTGGCCACCCGCCCGCTGCTGTCGGGCTGCTCGGTCATTGTGGCCTGGCCGAGCTGGGCCGGAGAAAGGCGCTGGCGCCAAGCAGATCCTTGACGGCCGAGACAAGCTGGAGCGGGTCCAGCGGCTTCTGCAGGAACCCATCGGCCCCCGCCTCCAGCGCCTGGTCGCTGGCCTCCAGGGTCGAGATGGCCAGCACCGGCGCTCCGCTGCGCTGCTTGAGCTGCCGGCACAGCTCCAGACCGCTGCCGGGGGAGATGAGCAGGTCGATCACGATCATGCTGGGGGCCAGCTCGTCGAACTTGCGGGCCGCCTCGGCGGCGTCCAGCGCCGCAACGACCTCGTAGCCCTCGGTGCGCAGGAAGTACTCCGCCAGCCCGGCGGCATGCGGGTCGCGATCGGCGAGCAGGATCAGCAGCCGCGTCTCGGCCAGCTCGGGAGCGCCCAACGAAACCGACCCGGCGGCCACTCGCTCAGCGAGCAGGCGATGGGCATCAGCAGGCGACATGCCGCTGTCGAGCTGGGCCTTGACGAAGCGGAGCTGCTCAACTTGGTCGCGGGAGTACACGCGGTGGCCGCCAGGACTGCGCTCCGGGACCAGAAGTCCATAGCGCTCCTCCCAGGTCCGCAGCGTGGCCGGCGGGATGCCGAGCATCTGCGCGACGGCGCCGATGCTGTACACCGGCCGACCGCTCACCGCCGGACCCTCGCAAGCTCACTCCCTCCGTCCAAGCCGGCCACCTCCGTCAGCGTCCAGGACCTCTTCAGAATGTAAGCACCGAACGGTCTCAGCGCTAGGAAGTTGGTCGTGCTAGGACTAAACTGCTTCAGAAGTTCCTCGGTTCTTCAGTAGAGGTACCGCAGGGCTGGCCTCGCTAGGCGACGGAGCCGCCTCCTGCGGAGGGAGTATGTCGTACTCGACCCATCAACGGTTCTGCGACGAGGCGTGCAGCCCCGGGGCGCGCGGGAGCGGGGTCTGGGCCGGTCGTGACCCCCAGGCTGCGACCAGCGGTCAGGCCGCGACCACTACCCACACACCCGGCCGCCAGCCTGCGACTACCCATGCCAACCAGACCGAATCTAAGTTCGCCTCCCCTGACCGCCCGGCATGGTGCACCGATGCCGCTGACAGCGAGCCATCAGGCAGTCACCCCACTACCCGGTCGGCCGAGATGGCCGCTGAGGGTGGGGCCAGCAGAGCACACAGCGGGCGCCACGCTCGCCACAGAATTCCGGGACTGCGACGGGCCGGTCTACAAGGACACGGCGGGGTCTTCGTCGCAGTCCCGGAATCCTCTCCACCCGACCCGAGA
This genomic stretch from Actinomycetota bacterium harbors:
- a CDS encoding MerR family transcriptional regulator, with the translated sequence MSGRPVYSIGAVAQMLGIPPATLRTWEERYGLLVPERSPGGHRVYSRDQVEQLRFVKAQLDSGMSPADAHRLLAERVAAGSVSLGAPELAETRLLILLADRDPHAAGLAEYFLRTEGYEVVAALDAAEAARKFDELAPSMIVIDLLISPGSGLELCRQLKQRSGAPVLAISTLEASDQALEAGADGFLQKPLDPLQLVSAVKDLLGASAFLRPSSARPQ